One Calidithermus timidus DSM 17022 genomic window, AGCCCCAAGGCCATCCCCGAGTTCATCGAGGTGGACGTGAGCGAGCTGAACATCGGCGACAGCATCCACATGGAAGAGCTGAAGCTGCCCGAAGGGGTCAAGCTGGCCATGAACCCCAAGGACACCGTGGTCTCCATCGTGCCCCCCGTGGACGCCGAGAAGGAACTGACCGCCGAGGCGGCCGCCTCCACCGAGGTCGAGGTCATCAAGAAGGGCAAGACCGAGGAAGAATAAGCCCACTCCCCCAACGCCTAACGTCGAGCACCCAGCGGGTCTTTGGCGTTAGGCGTTCAACAGTTAAGCGCTTTGGCATATGTTTCTCATCGTCGGACAGGGCAACCCCGGCTTGCAATACGCCCGCACCAAGCACAACGTCGGCTTCATGGTGCTCGACCGGCTGGCCTCCCCGAAGGACTACCGCCTCAAAGGCAACGCCTTCGTAGCCGAGTTGAGCGTAGGCGAGGAGAAGGGCTGGCTGATGAAGCCCACCACCTTCTACAACGCCACCGGCGAGGCGGTAGCCCCCTTTGCCCGCTTCTACAAGATCCCTCCCGAGCGCATCTTGGTGATCCACGACGAGCTGGACTTGCCACCAGGCCGCCTGCGCTTCAAGGTTGGAGGGGGGAACGCGGGGAACTACGGCCTCGAGTCCATCAGCAAGCACCTGGGCAGCACAGCCTTTCATCGCCTGCGCATCGGCATCGGCAAGCCCCCCAGCCCCGAAGAGGGGGCTACGTGGGTGCTCAGCCCTTTCCGCTTTGAACTCCTCCCGGTGATGGAG contains:
- the pth gene encoding aminoacyl-tRNA hydrolase — encoded protein: MFLIVGQGNPGLQYARTKHNVGFMVLDRLASPKDYRLKGNAFVAELSVGEEKGWLMKPTTFYNATGEAVAPFARFYKIPPERILVIHDELDLPPGRLRFKVGGGNAGNYGLESISKHLGSTAFHRLRIGIGKPPSPEEGATWVLSPFRFELLPVMERVLDAAAQLARDWVSEAPERIQQKYNGLNFASDASQMQ